A single genomic interval of Suncus etruscus isolate mSunEtr1 chromosome 12, mSunEtr1.pri.cur, whole genome shotgun sequence harbors:
- the LOC126024421 gene encoding dnaJ homolog subfamily C member 2 has translation MLFLPSAADGQATAVARALTSASTLCQVEPVGRWFEAFVKRRNRNASTSFQELEDKKELSEESEDEELQLEEFPMLKTLDPKDWKNQDHYAVLGLGHVRYKATQRQIKAAHKAMVLKHHPDKRKAAGEPIKEGDNDYFTCITKAYEMLSDPVKRRAFNSVDPTFDNSVPSKSEAKDNFFEVFSSVFERNSRWSNKKNVPKLGDMNSSFEDVDAFYSFWYNFDSWREFSYLDEEEKEKAECRDERRWIEKQNRATRAQRKKEEMNRIRTLVDNAYSCDPRIKKFKEEEKAKKEAEKKAKADAKRKEQEAKEKQRQAELEAARLAKEKEEEEVRQQALLAKKEKDIQKKAIKKERQKLRNSCKTWNHFSDNEAERVKMMEEVEKLCDRLELASLQCLNETLTSCTKEVGKAALEKQIEEINEEIRKEKEEAEARMRQASKNAEKSTGGGGIGNKNWSEDDLQLLIKAVNLFPAGTNSRWEVIANYMNIHSSSGVKRTAKDVISKAKSLQKLDPHQKDDINKKAFDKFKKEHGVVPQADNAAPSERFEGPCTDFTPWTTEEQKLLEQALKTYPVNTPERWEKIAEAVPGRTKKDCMKRYKELVEMVKAKKAAQEQVLNASRAKK, from the coding sequence ATGCTGTTCCTGCCCAGCGCCGCGGACGGCCAGGCCACCGCCGTCGCCCGCGCGCTGACCTCCGCCTCAACACTCTGTCAAGTTGAACCTGTGGGAAGATGGTTTGAAGCTTTTGTAAAGAGGAGAAACAGAAATGCTTCCACCTCTTTTCAGGAACTGGAGGATAAGAAAGAGTTGTCAGAGGAATCAGAAGATGAAGAATTGCAGTTAGAAGAATTTCCCATGCTGAAAACACTTGATCCCAAAGACTGGAAGAATCAGGATCATTATGCAGTACTTGGACTTGGCCACGTACGATACAAAGCTACACAGAGACAAATCAAAGCTGCCCATAAAGCAATGGTTTTAAAACATCATCCAGACAAAAGGAAAGCAGCTGGTGAACCAATTAAAGAAGGTGATAATGACTATTTTACTTGCATAACAAAAGCTTATGAAATGTTATCAGATCCAGTGAAAAGACGCGCATTCAATAGTGTAGACCCTACCTTTGATAACTCCGTTCCATCTAAAAGTGAAGCGAAGGACAATTTCTTTGAAGTGTTTTCCTCGGTGTTTGAAAGAAATTCCAGatggtcaaataaaaaaaatgtgcctaAACTTGGTGATATGAATTCATCATTTGAAGATGTAGatgcattttattctttctggTATAATTTTGATTCTTGGAGAGAATTTTCTTActtagatgaagaagaaaaagaaaaagcagaatgtCGTGATGAGCGGAGATGGATTGAAAAACAGAACAGAGCAACAAgggcacaaagaaagaaagaagaaatgaacagaataaGAACATTAGTTGATAATGCATATAGCTGTGATCCAAggataaagaaatttaaagaagaagaaaaagccaAGAAGGAggcagaaaagaaagcaaaagcagatGCAAAACGGAAGGAGCAGGaagctaaagaaaaacaaagacaagcTGAATTAGAAGCGGCTCGATTagctaaggaaaaagaagaagaggaagttaGACAACAAGCCTtactggcaaaaaaagaaaaagatattcagaaaaaagccattaaaaaggaaagacaaaaactTCGGAACTCATGTAAGACTTGGAATCACTTTTCTGACAATGAAGCAGAACGGGTTAAAATGATGGAAGAAGTGGAAAAACTATGTGATCGACTAGAATTAGCAAGTTTACAGTGCTTGAATGAAACACTCACATCCTGTACAAAAGAAGTAGGAAAGGCTGCTTTGGAAAAACAGATAGAAGAAATCAatgaggaaattagaaaagaaaaagaggaagctgAGGCTCGTATGCGTCAAGCATCTAAAAATGCAGAGAAATCAACTGGCGGTGGTGGAATTGGCAATAAAAACTGGTCAGAGGATGATCTGCAATTACTAATTAAAGCTGTGAATCTCTTCCCTGCTGGAACAAATTCAAGATGGGAAGTAATCGCTAATTACATGAACATACATTCTTCTTCTGGAGTCAAAAGAACTGCCAAAGATGTTATTAGCAAAGCAAAGAGTCTTCAAAAACTTGACCCTCATCAAAAAGATGACATAAACAAAAAGGCGTTTGATAAATTTAAGAAAGAACATGGAGTGGTGCCTCAAGCAGACAATGCAGCACCTTCAGAAAGATTTGAAGGCCCTTGCACAGATTTCACCCCTTGGACAACAGAAGAACAGAAACTTTTGGAACAAGCTTTGAAAACATACCCAGTAAATACACCTGAAAGATGGGAAAAAATAGCAGAAGCAGTGCCTGGCCGAACAAAGAAGGACTGCATGAAACGATACAAGGAACTTGTTGAGATGGTAAAAGCAAAGAAGGCTGCTCAAGAGCAAGTACTGAATGCAAGTAGAGCCAAGAAATGA